The stretch of DNA TAATAGGAGGAAATCATGATGCAAAATATAGGAATTCCAGGATTGATTTTGGTATTGGTTATTGCTCTTATCATTTTCGGACCATCTAAATTGCCTGAAATCGGAAAAGCTTTCGGTTCCACATTAAGAGAGTTCAAGAATTCAACTAAGGATCTTTTATCAGAAGAAAAAAGCGCGACTCCCAAAGAACAAGTAAATAAAGAGTAAATATTAGATAATGAAGTACGTTTAAGGAGGATTGTAGATGAAAGGTCAAAGCATGAATGTTGTTCAACATTTAGAAGAATTACGCAAGGCAATTATGATTACTCTAGGAATTTTTCTACTGTTTTTTGTGCTGGCCTTCATTTACGTTCAGGATATATATCACTTGCTGGTCAAAGACTTGCCATTTAAGCTAGCTTTATTGGGTCCAAGCGATATATTGATGGTTTATTTAATGATTTCAAGTGTTGTCGCGTTAGCTGCTACTATGCCTGCTGCTGCACATCAAGTTTGGCGATATATTAGTCCAGGTTTGACAGAGAAGGAGCGTAAAGTGTCGCTTGCGTATGTACCGGCACTATTTATTCTATTTATAATAGGTATCAGTTTTGGGTACTTTATTTTATTTCCTCTAGTGATGAGTTTTTTAATGTCATTGTCCAATGACATGTTTACTACTTTTTTCACAACAGAAAAATATTTCCGGTTTTTGTTGAATATGACTTTACCTTTTGGGTTTCTATTTGAACTGCCAGTCGTGATAATGTTTTTAACAAGTTTAGGAATAATTAATCCGTATGTTTTACAAAAAATAAGAAAGTATGCTTATTTTGTGTTGATTGTTACTTCCGTATTGATTACACCACCAGATTTCTTGTCAGATATTCTTGTGATTATTCCTTTACTCCTGTTATATGAAAGCAGTATCACATTGTCTAAATTTGTGATTAAACGACAACAAAAAATGTTAGATAAATTAGTTACGTAAGAACACACTTTTCACTAAAAGTCTAATTACCATTTCATATTTCACCCAGTAAACAAGAAAAGCCCTCAGAAAGAATTCTGTTGGCTGTGAATTTATCGCTTTTGGTTAAGTCGATCTTACTTTACATGTAATCTTATTACTTTTCACCAATTTAACCGTGAAAAAAAGTGACACAGTTTATAGTTTATATGTGAAGTGAGCCACTCTAAATTAATGGGAAAATATTTATTCATCATAATGTAATAGAGCCATTATCAATAACCCCCTGAGTAAAAGGTATTGGTAATGGCTCTTTTTATCTTCTCAAATATTTTAATATTTTGTTCGGATCAGTCTTAATGAATTGAGTACTACAATTAAC from Paenisporosarcina sp. FSL H8-0542 encodes:
- a CDS encoding twin-arginine translocase TatA/TatE family subunit, with product MMQNIGIPGLILVLVIALIIFGPSKLPEIGKAFGSTLREFKNSTKDLLSEEKSATPKEQVNKE
- the tatC gene encoding twin-arginine translocase subunit TatC, which encodes MKGQSMNVVQHLEELRKAIMITLGIFLLFFVLAFIYVQDIYHLLVKDLPFKLALLGPSDILMVYLMISSVVALAATMPAAAHQVWRYISPGLTEKERKVSLAYVPALFILFIIGISFGYFILFPLVMSFLMSLSNDMFTTFFTTEKYFRFLLNMTLPFGFLFELPVVIMFLTSLGIINPYVLQKIRKYAYFVLIVTSVLITPPDFLSDILVIIPLLLLYESSITLSKFVIKRQQKMLDKLVT